From Acidimicrobiales bacterium, one genomic window encodes:
- a CDS encoding DUF4395 domain-containing protein: MQTSTLFDFPDPVNEISARLVAGGVVAMTAAVVVGGQHWLIAVLAYGFVARVLTGPTLSPLGQLVTRIITPALPFEERLVAGPPKRFAQGIGATLSVAAAVAHFGFGATGLATVLVAAILAAASLEAFIGFCLGCWVFARLMSVGLIPEAVCESCADISGRLAAAQAAP; this comes from the coding sequence GTGCAGACATCGACGCTCTTCGACTTCCCCGATCCGGTCAACGAGATCTCGGCCCGCCTGGTGGCCGGTGGTGTCGTTGCGATGACCGCGGCGGTGGTCGTGGGCGGCCAGCACTGGCTCATCGCCGTTCTGGCCTACGGGTTCGTCGCCCGTGTGCTCACGGGCCCCACGCTCAGCCCGCTCGGGCAGCTGGTCACTCGGATCATCACCCCGGCACTGCCCTTCGAGGAGCGGCTCGTCGCCGGCCCGCCCAAGCGCTTCGCCCAGGGAATCGGGGCCACGCTGTCGGTCGCAGCGGCCGTCGCCCACTTCGGGTTCGGGGCCACCGGACTCGCCACCGTCCTCGTGGCCGCGATCCTCGCCGCCGCCTCCCTCGAGGCGTTCATCGGGTTCTGCCTCGGCTGCTGGGTGTTCGCCCGGCTGATGTCCGTCGGCCTCATCCCCGAGGCGGTCTGCGAGAGCTGCGCCGACATCTCCGGGCGCCTGGCGGCTGCGCAAGCGGCCCCCTGA
- a CDS encoding malonyl-CoA synthase: MAGNHLFDALLAHGADDDRSFLLLADGDRWTYRATLSLARRMAGVLADLGARPGDRVVVQVEKSPEALALYFACVVAGVALVPLNTAYTPAEVDYFVGDAEPVALVGDGGRAAELASIAHRHGAILLTLNADGSGTLTDRARDAPELAPVDRAADDLAAILYTSGTTGRSKGAMLSHENLLSNARALVEAWQFTDTDVLLHALPIFHTHGLFVAVNVTLLAGGSMIFLPAFDADAVVDRLPEATSMMGVPTYYTRLLAHPGFTHEVAEHMRVFVSGSAPLLAETHREFAARTGQHILERYGMTETSMITSNPYEGDRRAGTVGFPLPGVALRICDPDSGAEVRRGEVGVIEVQGPNVFAGYWRMPEKTAEEFRSDGWFVTGDLAQLDADGYVSIVGRGKDLIISGGFNVYPKEVESVIDEIDGVVESAVIGVPHADFGEGVVAVVVLEPEVELDETAVLGSLADRLARFKQPKRVLFATDLPRNTMGKVQKNVLREAHRSVLDGPTR; the protein is encoded by the coding sequence TTGGCGGGCAATCACCTCTTCGACGCGCTGCTGGCCCATGGGGCCGATGACGACCGCTCGTTCCTCTTGCTCGCCGACGGCGATCGGTGGACCTACCGGGCAACGCTGTCGCTGGCCCGCCGGATGGCGGGCGTCCTCGCCGATCTCGGCGCCAGGCCCGGCGACCGGGTCGTCGTCCAGGTGGAGAAGTCGCCCGAGGCGCTCGCGCTGTACTTCGCCTGTGTGGTCGCCGGTGTCGCCCTGGTTCCGCTCAACACGGCGTACACCCCGGCCGAGGTCGACTACTTCGTCGGCGATGCAGAGCCGGTGGCGCTCGTCGGCGACGGCGGACGAGCGGCCGAACTGGCGTCGATCGCCCATCGCCACGGCGCCATCCTGCTCACGTTGAACGCCGACGGGTCGGGCACCCTCACCGACCGGGCCCGTGATGCTCCCGAACTCGCACCCGTCGATCGGGCGGCCGACGATCTGGCGGCGATTCTCTACACCTCGGGCACGACCGGACGCTCGAAGGGCGCCATGCTCAGCCACGAGAATCTTCTGAGCAACGCCCGGGCGCTCGTCGAGGCATGGCAGTTCACCGACACCGACGTGCTGCTGCATGCGCTTCCGATCTTCCACACGCACGGTCTGTTCGTGGCTGTCAACGTGACCCTGTTGGCGGGTGGCTCGATGATCTTCCTGCCGGCGTTCGACGCCGACGCCGTCGTCGACCGCTTGCCGGAGGCCACGTCGATGATGGGTGTACCGACGTACTACACGCGTCTGCTGGCGCATCCCGGCTTCACCCATGAGGTCGCCGAGCACATGCGGGTCTTCGTCTCCGGGAGCGCTCCCCTGCTTGCCGAGACGCACCGGGAGTTCGCGGCTCGCACCGGCCAACACATCCTCGAGCGCTACGGCATGACCGAGACGAGCATGATCACCTCGAACCCCTACGAGGGAGATCGCCGAGCCGGCACGGTCGGGTTCCCTCTCCCGGGCGTCGCCCTCCGGATCTGTGATCCCGACAGCGGTGCCGAGGTGCGGCGCGGCGAGGTCGGCGTCATCGAGGTGCAGGGGCCCAACGTGTTCGCCGGGTACTGGCGAATGCCAGAGAAGACGGCCGAGGAGTTCCGGTCCGACGGCTGGTTCGTGACGGGGGACCTGGCGCAGCTCGACGCCGATGGGTACGTCTCGATCGTCGGTCGCGGGAAGGACCTGATCATCTCTGGCGGGTTCAACGTGTACCCGAAGGAGGTCGAGTCCGTGATCGACGAGATCGACGGGGTCGTCGAATCGGCGGTCATCGGCGTGCCGCACGCCGACTTCGGCGAGGGCGTCGTCGCCGTGGTGGTGCTCGAGCCGGAGGTCGAGCTCGACGAAACGGCCGTCCTCGGCTCGCTGGCGGATCGCCTGGCGCGCTTCAAGCAGCCGAAACGCGTGCTGTTCGCGACGGATCTGCCTCGCAACACCATGGGCAAGGTGCAGAAGAACGTGCTGCGCGAAGCCCACCGAAGCGTTCTGGATGGACCGACGCGCTGA
- a CDS encoding nitroreductase family protein — MEFDLTQTDALLSTTRAVRKRLDFDREVPDDILLECLQLAVQAPTGSNQQGWRWMVVRDPAKKAALAEIYRRAGGDYLAAAAEAADPATQGGRVMDSANYLAQHLQDVPVMVIPMIIGRLDEIDAGSITNAAAGLLGSVIPAMWSFQLALRSRGLGSCYTTLHLGLEAEAAELLGIPPHMTQAGLLPVAYTKGTDFKPASRGPVETITYLDTYKNPIR, encoded by the coding sequence ATGGAATTCGACCTGACCCAGACCGACGCCCTGCTGTCCACCACCCGAGCCGTGCGCAAGCGCCTCGACTTCGATCGCGAGGTACCCGACGACATCCTGCTCGAATGTCTCCAGCTCGCCGTGCAGGCGCCGACCGGCTCCAATCAGCAGGGGTGGCGCTGGATGGTCGTGCGTGACCCCGCGAAGAAGGCGGCGCTCGCCGAGATCTACCGGCGGGCGGGGGGCGACTACCTCGCCGCTGCAGCCGAGGCCGCCGACCCCGCCACCCAGGGCGGCCGGGTGATGGACTCCGCGAACTATCTCGCTCAGCACCTCCAGGACGTCCCCGTGATGGTGATCCCGATGATCATCGGACGCCTCGACGAGATCGACGCAGGCAGCATCACCAACGCAGCGGCGGGCCTTCTCGGATCGGTGATTCCGGCGATGTGGAGCTTCCAGCTCGCGCTGCGCAGCCGCGGGCTCGGCAGCTGCTACACGACGCTGCACCTCGGCCTCGAAGCCGAGGCCGCGGAGCTCCTCGGCATCCCACCGCACATGACGCAGGCAGGCCTGCTGCCCGTGGCCTACACCAAGGGGACCGACTTTAAACCGGCCTCCCGCGGACCGGTCGAGACGATCACCTACCTCGACACCTACAAGAACCCCATTCGGTAG
- a CDS encoding acetolactate synthase large subunit, whose amino-acid sequence MTETPNGAQALIRTLVDSGVEVCFTNPGTSEMHFVAALDAVPEMRGILGLFEGVVTGAADGYARIAGKPAATLLHLGPGLGNGLANLHNARRGHTPIVNIVGDHATFHKQYDAPLESDIDSIAAGVPGWFRRSTAADEVAGDAAAAVAASMSAPGRVATLVLPADTCWLPAPEGAAEPVPPVAAVPVPSDRLEEIASLLRSDASCAVLLGGRALTEEMTRSAARVAAAVGAKLLCETFPARQRRGAGIPGVERLIYLAEFAQMQLQGIEHLILVDAVAPVSFFAYPDKPSLIAADGCEIHTLVAGSDDPLQALTDLAEILGAGDVDGVAPHIPERPSGPLDLNSFAQAIAATLPADVIVVDESNTSGLALQPATAGCAPHDWLYLTGGSIGIGLPLATGAAVAAPDRKVLAIDSDGSAMYTFQALWTMAHEALDVTVVIADNGRYAVLDMELDRVGAEAGGPRARAMFDLTGPDIDFVALAAGLGVPGVRVETAEDLAAALDRAYAEPGPHLVAAVIPPMAF is encoded by the coding sequence ATGACCGAGACACCCAATGGCGCCCAGGCCCTCATCCGCACGCTGGTCGATTCCGGCGTGGAGGTGTGCTTCACCAATCCCGGCACCTCCGAGATGCACTTCGTGGCGGCGCTCGACGCGGTGCCCGAGATGCGCGGCATCCTCGGCCTGTTCGAGGGTGTCGTGACCGGTGCAGCCGACGGCTACGCCCGGATCGCCGGCAAGCCCGCGGCGACGCTGCTCCATCTCGGCCCCGGGCTCGGCAACGGTCTCGCCAACCTGCACAACGCCCGCCGCGGGCACACACCGATCGTCAACATCGTCGGAGACCACGCGACCTTCCACAAGCAGTACGACGCCCCGCTGGAGAGCGACATCGACTCGATCGCCGCCGGCGTGCCGGGTTGGTTCCGCCGTTCGACGGCAGCCGACGAGGTGGCCGGCGACGCAGCCGCCGCGGTCGCCGCGTCGATGTCGGCCCCCGGTCGGGTCGCGACGCTCGTGCTTCCCGCCGACACCTGCTGGCTCCCGGCCCCCGAGGGTGCCGCCGAACCCGTCCCGCCCGTCGCCGCCGTCCCTGTGCCCTCCGATCGACTCGAGGAGATCGCGTCGCTCCTGCGTTCCGATGCCTCGTGTGCCGTGCTGCTCGGCGGTCGCGCCCTGACCGAGGAGATGACCAGGTCGGCGGCTCGGGTGGCGGCGGCGGTCGGCGCCAAGCTGTTGTGCGAGACGTTCCCCGCCCGGCAGCGACGCGGGGCGGGCATCCCCGGCGTGGAACGGCTCATCTACCTGGCGGAGTTCGCCCAGATGCAACTGCAGGGGATCGAACACCTGATCCTCGTGGATGCCGTCGCGCCGGTCTCCTTCTTCGCCTATCCCGACAAGCCGTCCCTGATCGCGGCAGACGGCTGCGAGATCCACACGCTGGTCGCCGGGTCCGACGATCCGCTGCAGGCGCTGACCGACCTCGCGGAGATCCTGGGCGCCGGCGATGTCGACGGCGTGGCCCCCCACATCCCCGAACGACCCTCGGGGCCACTCGACCTCAACTCGTTCGCCCAGGCCATCGCCGCGACGCTTCCGGCCGACGTCATCGTCGTCGACGAGTCGAACACCTCCGGTCTCGCACTGCAGCCGGCCACCGCCGGATGCGCCCCGCACGACTGGTTGTATCTGACCGGAGGATCGATCGGCATCGGGCTGCCGCTCGCGACGGGAGCCGCCGTCGCCGCGCCCGACCGGAAGGTCCTCGCGATCGATTCCGACGGTTCGGCGATGTACACCTTCCAGGCGCTGTGGACCATGGCGCACGAGGCGCTCGACGTCACCGTCGTCATCGCCGACAACGGCCGCTACGCCGTCCTCGACATGGAACTCGATCGGGTGGGCGCCGAGGCCGGTGGCCCCCGCGCCCGGGCGATGTTCGACCTCACCGGCCCCGACATCGACTTCGTGGCGCTCGCCGCCGGCCTGGGTGTCCCCGGCGTGCGCGTCGAAACCGCGGAGGACCTCGCCGCCGCGCTCGATCGGGCCTATGCCGAGCCGGGCCCGCACCTGGTCGCCGCCGTCATCCCGCCGATGGCGTTCTGA
- a CDS encoding nuclear transport factor 2 family protein, with protein MTFASGEVREAFEHFVAVGDSGDWNAWADLHSVDGIWNECHLGRFEGREAIREAITSVMAQAPSEMYFPVDWSMIQGNRVVFYPAQCLPDPTGGDEEFRFGCVTILDYAGDGQWSYQEDVYNPAAGQAVFTRWIAAGGVLPGAS; from the coding sequence ATGACCTTTGCTTCCGGTGAGGTACGAGAGGCGTTCGAACACTTCGTGGCCGTCGGCGACAGCGGCGACTGGAACGCATGGGCCGACCTGCACTCGGTCGACGGCATCTGGAACGAGTGCCACCTCGGTCGATTCGAGGGTCGCGAGGCGATTCGCGAGGCGATCACCTCGGTGATGGCGCAGGCGCCGTCCGAGATGTACTTCCCCGTCGACTGGTCGATGATCCAGGGCAACCGGGTCGTGTTCTACCCGGCGCAGTGTCTTCCGGATCCGACCGGTGGCGACGAGGAGTTCCGCTTCGGTTGCGTCACGATCCTCGACTACGCAGGCGACGGCCAGTGGTCGTATCAGGAAGACGTCTACAACCCGGCTGCGGGTCAGGCGGTCTTCACCCGCTGGATCGCCGCCGGCGGAGTGCTTCCGGGAGCGTCCTGA
- a CDS encoding nuclear transport factor 2 family protein — MCTSSQSDENKATVETMWAALSRFDFDTLRSCLHPEIHYEDVPTPDAGANGPDNVVARLSVAWDHITEQIQTTHHIAAEGDVVFLDHTEKWIFTTGETVEHRFATMHEMKDGKIVKWSDFWDMNNFVGQFPQWFLEIMAESHGADFTS; from the coding sequence GTGTGCACGTCGAGCCAGAGTGACGAGAACAAGGCAACCGTCGAGACGATGTGGGCGGCGCTCAGCCGGTTCGATTTCGACACCCTGAGGAGCTGTCTCCACCCCGAGATCCACTACGAGGACGTGCCGACCCCCGATGCGGGCGCCAACGGTCCCGACAACGTGGTCGCCCGCCTCTCCGTGGCGTGGGACCACATCACCGAACAGATCCAGACCACGCACCACATCGCCGCCGAGGGCGACGTCGTGTTCCTCGACCACACCGAGAAGTGGATCTTCACGACCGGGGAGACGGTCGAACACCGCTTCGCGACGATGCACGAGATGAAGGACGGCAAGATCGTGAAGTGGAGTGATTTCTGGGACATGAACAACTTCGTCGGCCAGTTCCCCCAGTGGTTCCTCGAGATCATGGCCGAGAGCCACGGCGCCGACTTCACGAGCTGA
- a CDS encoding alpha-L-rhamnosidase C-terminal domain-containing protein: MRLAHPEPFTPKWRGRWIWFERPRIVAETATRPVLADPSGSVGLFRRDVDLDRIPQAAPCRLWVDGRYVLRVNGAEAARGPVRSDPRRSHYDVVDLAPFLRPGPNVFTLTVRHFGTATSWWMPAPPTYTLGAGSVAFEALIGDEWVVSDRSWRSARGEAWSNVPVPGDVACLPLESFDARSHPHGWETPAFDTAGWGRAIEITPMHTGANSEPRPSSDPFGMLRPPVRTAFPGGEKHSAVHRVIGSRVGAAPTDDPVAQVIADETSAIGPGVDLHSFDLGCIAAGNVELRVTGATPGTIIDLAASEHLDADGHLAPLGQHAGLRYVCSGADVEHFDGLDIIGTQHFHASIRVPGGGPAPDVALWLHDRLRPRPLGASFECSDPDLQKIFEIGLRTVDLCALDAYVDCPTREQRAWTGDSVVHQSVDLVTNPDWSMARWHPELAAAARTDGMLAMAAASDFAQDDRFFVPDWSLHWIRSVHNLYRYTGDRELVAELLPVAERTLRWFESYLADDGLLEWVDGWLLLDWASVYSHGKSSILNALWARALEDFAEMSDWLGNHGNADRARAHLDVVRGAFDVFWDERRGVYVDHVLDGAPQPAASQPANAAALAAGLVPPERVDRIVDAITDRSRLLQHAWFMDTVTVEGQSSGALYMAIGYPPPDWDTETRMVESEPFFRYVVHDALARAGRADLVADMCRDWQRFVERGETSWPENWAGGTRCHGWSSTPTRDLIVHTLGISPAEPGYGAVRVDPRLGGLDWATATVPTPHGFVTVSAWADGRVEVDSPVPVVRP, from the coding sequence ATGCGTCTGGCCCACCCTGAACCGTTCACGCCCAAGTGGCGGGGCCGGTGGATCTGGTTCGAGCGTCCACGGATCGTCGCCGAGACCGCCACCCGGCCGGTCCTCGCCGATCCGTCCGGGAGCGTCGGACTGTTCCGCCGCGACGTCGACCTCGACCGCATTCCCCAGGCTGCGCCGTGTCGGCTGTGGGTCGACGGACGCTACGTGCTCCGGGTCAACGGTGCGGAGGCGGCGCGAGGCCCGGTGCGCAGCGACCCGCGACGGAGCCACTACGACGTCGTGGATCTCGCGCCGTTCCTCCGGCCCGGTCCCAACGTGTTCACATTGACCGTGCGCCACTTCGGCACCGCGACCTCCTGGTGGATGCCGGCGCCGCCGACCTACACGCTCGGCGCAGGGTCCGTCGCGTTCGAAGCGCTCATCGGTGACGAATGGGTGGTGAGTGACCGCTCGTGGCGAAGCGCGCGGGGAGAGGCGTGGTCGAATGTGCCGGTGCCGGGCGATGTGGCCTGCCTGCCGCTCGAATCGTTCGATGCCCGCAGTCACCCGCACGGCTGGGAAACCCCGGCGTTCGACACAGCGGGCTGGGGCCGCGCCATCGAGATCACGCCGATGCACACGGGTGCGAACAGCGAGCCCCGACCGTCGAGCGATCCCTTCGGCATGTTGCGCCCGCCGGTGCGCACGGCGTTCCCCGGCGGGGAGAAGCACTCGGCAGTCCATCGGGTGATCGGCTCACGCGTCGGCGCAGCGCCGACGGACGATCCCGTCGCCCAGGTCATCGCCGACGAGACCAGTGCCATCGGGCCGGGGGTCGATCTCCATTCCTTCGATCTCGGTTGCATCGCCGCGGGCAATGTCGAGCTCCGAGTGACCGGCGCGACACCCGGAACGATCATCGACCTCGCCGCATCCGAACACCTCGACGCCGACGGACACCTGGCGCCGCTCGGCCAGCACGCCGGTTTGCGCTATGTGTGCAGCGGCGCTGATGTCGAGCACTTCGACGGGCTGGACATCATCGGGACGCAACACTTCCATGCCTCGATCCGGGTTCCCGGAGGCGGACCGGCGCCCGATGTCGCACTCTGGCTGCACGACCGCCTCCGCCCTCGTCCCCTCGGAGCATCGTTCGAGTGCTCCGATCCCGACCTGCAGAAGATCTTCGAGATCGGCCTGCGAACCGTCGACCTCTGCGCGCTCGACGCCTATGTCGACTGCCCGACCCGTGAGCAGCGGGCCTGGACCGGCGACTCGGTGGTCCACCAGTCCGTCGACCTCGTGACGAACCCCGACTGGTCGATGGCCCGATGGCACCCCGAACTCGCCGCAGCTGCCCGCACCGACGGAATGCTGGCCATGGCCGCAGCGTCCGACTTCGCCCAGGACGACCGCTTCTTCGTGCCGGACTGGTCGCTCCACTGGATCCGGTCCGTCCACAATCTGTACCGCTACACCGGCGACCGGGAACTGGTGGCGGAACTGCTGCCGGTGGCAGAACGCACCCTGCGCTGGTTCGAGTCGTACCTGGCCGACGACGGCCTGCTCGAATGGGTCGACGGATGGCTGCTGCTCGACTGGGCCAGCGTCTACTCCCACGGCAAGTCGTCGATCCTCAACGCCCTCTGGGCCCGTGCGCTCGAGGACTTCGCCGAGATGTCCGACTGGCTCGGGAACCACGGCAACGCCGACCGGGCCCGCGCGCATCTCGACGTCGTGCGCGGTGCCTTCGACGTGTTCTGGGACGAGCGGCGGGGGGTCTACGTGGATCACGTGCTCGACGGAGCACCGCAGCCGGCGGCCTCCCAACCGGCGAACGCAGCGGCGTTGGCGGCCGGGCTCGTGCCGCCCGAACGTGTCGATCGGATCGTGGATGCCATCACCGACCGTTCACGGCTGCTCCAGCACGCGTGGTTCATGGACACGGTCACGGTCGAGGGACAGTCGTCGGGAGCGCTCTACATGGCGATCGGCTACCCGCCGCCGGACTGGGACACCGAGACCCGCATGGTCGAGTCGGAACCGTTCTTCCGCTATGTCGTGCACGACGCCCTGGCCCGCGCCGGCCGAGCCGACCTCGTCGCCGACATGTGCCGGGACTGGCAGCGCTTCGTCGAGCGAGGCGAGACGTCCTGGCCCGAGAACTGGGCCGGCGGCACCCGCTGCCACGGCTGGTCGTCGACCCCGACGCGCGACCTCATCGTCCACACGCTCGGCATCTCTCCCGCAGAGCCGGGCTATGGCGCGGTTCGTGTCGACCCTCGGCTCGGGGGACTCGACTGGGCGACGGCAACGGTCCCGACGCCGCACGGCTTCGTCACCGTGTCGGCGTGGGCCGACGGGCGTGTCGAGGTCGACAGTCCGGTGCCCGTCGTTCGGCCCTAG
- a CDS encoding CocE/NonD family hydrolase, protein MTQREVDFTSSDGTTLRGVLHLPAASASVPGVVMTHGFSAVKEMGLPPFAEAICDAGIAVLLYDHRGLGASDGEPRGQINPWAQMHDMQQALTWLGTRPEVDAGRLGLWGSSFSGGEVLVLGAVDERVRAVVANVPFAGLPGADYETGTDTVVAAIAAALDDGSLADGTAATVFGPMAVVNEEGTELSAFLGQPESSEWFLAAGASTSWRNEVTLANAFGTEPPFDPGACAAHLRCPTLFVVASEDHVAEAAIALAAYERAPEPKELLVIDGHHFTPYAGAPQREASAAAVAWFGSHLFD, encoded by the coding sequence ATGACACAGCGCGAGGTCGACTTCACGTCGAGCGACGGCACCACCTTGCGGGGCGTGCTCCACCTTCCGGCCGCGTCGGCGTCGGTACCCGGCGTCGTCATGACGCACGGCTTCTCTGCGGTCAAGGAGATGGGCCTACCACCCTTCGCCGAAGCCATCTGCGACGCAGGCATCGCGGTGCTGCTCTACGACCATCGGGGCCTCGGGGCGAGCGACGGCGAGCCGCGCGGGCAGATCAATCCCTGGGCCCAGATGCACGACATGCAGCAGGCCCTCACCTGGCTGGGGACCCGACCCGAGGTCGATGCCGGACGCCTGGGGCTCTGGGGGAGCAGCTTCAGCGGGGGAGAGGTACTGGTCCTGGGAGCGGTCGACGAGCGGGTGCGGGCGGTCGTCGCCAACGTTCCGTTCGCCGGCCTCCCCGGGGCGGACTACGAGACCGGCACCGACACCGTGGTCGCAGCGATCGCCGCGGCCCTCGACGACGGCTCTCTCGCCGACGGCACCGCCGCGACCGTGTTCGGCCCCATGGCGGTCGTCAACGAGGAGGGCACCGAGTTGTCGGCGTTCCTGGGCCAGCCCGAGTCGTCGGAATGGTTCCTCGCCGCCGGCGCCAGCACCTCGTGGCGCAACGAGGTCACCCTGGCGAACGCGTTCGGCACCGAGCCGCCGTTCGATCCGGGAGCATGTGCCGCGCATCTGCGCTGTCCGACACTGTTCGTGGTCGCATCCGAGGACCATGTCGCCGAGGCCGCGATCGCCCTCGCTGCCTACGAACGGGCGCCCGAACCGAAGGAGCTGCTCGTGATCGACGGCCACCACTTCACGCCCTACGCGGGTGCACCCCAGCGGGAGGCTTCAGCCGCCGCCGTCGCGTGGTTCGGAAGCCACCTCTTCGACTGA
- a CDS encoding VOC family protein: protein MGVSHIAIAVKDIRATHRFYTEAMGFELVKTEVIPKQGGFVRHVFYSTGSDTDQLMAFWDLSNDPNAGEFATDICRDLGLDVLTNHLAFTADDLDDLDRRRNHWLAMGLTVVEIDHGWISSIYTEDPDGIAVEFAVVTRPFTDDDAAEAFDLLQADDPPLSADEPTIRFHEPESV, encoded by the coding sequence ATGGGTGTGAGCCACATCGCCATCGCCGTCAAGGACATCCGAGCGACCCACCGCTTCTACACCGAGGCCATGGGGTTCGAGCTGGTGAAGACCGAGGTCATCCCGAAGCAGGGCGGTTTCGTCCGTCACGTCTTCTATTCGACGGGTTCCGACACCGATCAACTGATGGCGTTCTGGGATCTCTCGAATGACCCGAACGCCGGTGAGTTCGCTACCGACATATGCCGTGACCTGGGGTTGGACGTGCTGACCAACCATCTGGCCTTCACCGCTGACGATCTCGACGACCTCGATCGACGCCGGAATCACTGGCTCGCCATGGGGCTCACCGTGGTCGAGATCGACCACGGATGGATCTCGTCGATCTACACCGAGGACCCCGACGGGATCGCCGTCGAGTTCGCCGTCGTGACCCGGCCGTTCACCGACGACGACGCGGCCGAGGCATTCGACCTGCTCCAGGCCGACGATCCACCGCTCAGCGCCGACGAACCGACGATTCGCTTCCACGAACCGGAGTCGGTCTGA
- a CDS encoding isocitrate lyase/PEP mutase family protein: MPTTGGGRGEMTLAAAMGQAVVAMADLFPHARSAAGDLRALLDRPEVLVVPGCFDALSARLVEAAGHEAAFCGGFSVAATRLGLPDVGLLSYGEMVDQLTTVTAATAVPVIADADTGYGNAINAQRSLLGFARAGAACVMIEDQEWPKQCGHTTGKRVIERTEAVARVRAAVEMRDEHGLDVLVMARTDAAGAVGFDEALHRATAFAAVGADLTFLEAPQSIDQMSRYCAEVPGHKVANLVEDGRTPWLDPTELGEIGYSVALYPVSLLLHAGRAMENAAVLLRGGRSEGDRLAFDEMRRAVGWNDYDDRLERYEQQEED, encoded by the coding sequence GTGCCAACCACCGGCGGTGGGCGCGGCGAGATGACCCTCGCCGCCGCGATGGGCCAAGCTGTGGTCGCCATGGCCGATCTCTTTCCCCACGCCCGAAGCGCCGCCGGTGACCTACGAGCATTGCTCGATCGCCCCGAGGTGCTCGTCGTCCCCGGTTGCTTCGACGCCCTCTCGGCCCGGCTGGTCGAGGCCGCCGGGCACGAGGCGGCGTTCTGCGGAGGGTTCTCGGTGGCCGCCACCCGCCTCGGGCTCCCCGACGTCGGACTGCTGAGCTATGGGGAGATGGTCGATCAACTCACGACGGTGACTGCGGCCACCGCAGTCCCGGTCATCGCCGACGCCGACACCGGCTACGGAAACGCCATCAACGCGCAACGCTCCCTGCTCGGCTTCGCCCGCGCCGGCGCGGCCTGCGTGATGATCGAAGACCAGGAATGGCCGAAGCAGTGCGGACACACCACCGGGAAGCGGGTGATCGAGAGAACGGAGGCGGTGGCCCGTGTGCGTGCCGCGGTCGAGATGCGCGACGAGCACGGTCTCGACGTGTTGGTCATGGCCCGCACCGATGCCGCCGGCGCGGTCGGCTTCGACGAGGCGCTGCACCGGGCCACGGCCTTTGCTGCGGTCGGTGCGGATCTGACCTTTCTCGAGGCGCCGCAGTCGATCGATCAGATGTCGCGGTATTGCGCGGAGGTGCCCGGGCACAAGGTGGCCAACCTCGTGGAGGACGGTCGAACGCCCTGGCTCGACCCCACCGAGTTGGGCGAGATCGGCTACTCGGTCGCTCTCTATCCGGTGTCGCTCCTCCTCCACGCCGGCCGTGCGATGGAGAACGCTGCGGTCCTGCTCCGTGGTGGTCGCAGCGAGGGTGACCGTCTCGCGTTCGACGAGATGCGTCGGGCCGTGGGTTGGAATGACTACGACGACCGGCTGGAGCGCTACGAGCAACAGGAGGAGGACTGA
- a CDS encoding carboxymuconolactone decarboxylase family protein, translating into MPRLGEVGRDDAHGLATVMYDLVFGERDPVVDPGTETGSPGNWWTVTALVPDLFDHIVGGFAFYRDPKRKLAAPLRELAQTRAGYARGSRFVFSQHVKACRDVGLTEEQIAAIPGWSVATCFSPVERAVLAYADALVLQGGRVPDAVFDALRQDLSDEEILELTYITCTYDMHATMSRALRLEFDDVDDPITEVPAPEGASLDAMKVVDDLG; encoded by the coding sequence ATGCCCCGCCTCGGCGAGGTGGGGCGCGACGACGCCCACGGGTTGGCGACGGTCATGTACGACCTGGTCTTCGGCGAGCGCGATCCGGTGGTCGACCCGGGGACGGAGACGGGGAGCCCGGGGAACTGGTGGACCGTCACCGCCCTGGTTCCCGACCTCTTCGATCACATCGTGGGTGGCTTCGCCTTCTATCGCGATCCGAAGCGCAAGCTGGCAGCGCCGCTCCGAGAGCTTGCGCAGACCCGGGCCGGCTACGCCCGCGGCAGCCGCTTCGTCTTCTCCCAGCACGTCAAGGCGTGCCGAGATGTCGGCCTCACCGAGGAACAGATCGCGGCGATCCCGGGGTGGTCCGTGGCGACGTGCTTCTCGCCGGTCGAGCGGGCAGTGCTCGCCTATGCCGATGCCCTGGTCCTCCAGGGGGGCCGGGTCCCCGATGCGGTGTTCGACGCGCTCCGACAGGACCTCTCCGACGAGGAGATCCTCGAGCTCACCTACATCACCTGCACCTACGACATGCACGCGACGATGAGCCGGGCGCTGCGGCTCGAGTTCGACGATGTCGACGACCCGATCACCGAGGTCCCTGCTCCCGAGGGCGCGTCGCTCGACGCGATGAAGGTGGTCGACGACCTTGGCTGA